The Balaenoptera acutorostrata chromosome 15, mBalAcu1.1, whole genome shotgun sequence genome contains a region encoding:
- the EEF1A2 gene encoding elongation factor 1-alpha 2 — protein MGKEKTHINIVVIGHVDSGKSTTTGHLIYKCGGIDKRTIEKFEKEAAEMGKGSFKYAWVLDKLKAERERGITIDISLWKFETTKYYITIIDAPGHRDFIKNMITGTSQADCAVLIVAAGVGEFEAGISKNGQTREHALLAYTLGVKQLIVGVNKMDSTEPAYSEKRYDEIVKEVSAYIKKIGYNPATVPFVPISGWHGDNMLEPSPNMPWFKGWKVERKEGNASGVSLLEALDTILPPTRPTDKPLRLPLQDVYKIGGIGTVPVGRVETGILRPGMVVTFAPVNITTEVKSVEMHHEALSEALPGDNVGFNVKNVSVKDIRRGNVCGDSKSDPPQEAAQFTSQVIILNHPGQISAGYSPVIDCHTAHIACKFAELKEKIDRRSGKKLEDNPKSLKSGDAAIVEMVPGKPMCVESFSQYPPLGRFAVRDMRQTVAVGVIKNVEKKSGGAGKVTKSAQKAQKAGK, from the exons ATGGGCAAGGAAAAGACCCACATCAACATCGTGGTCATCGGCCACGTGGACTCGGGCAAGTCCACCACGACTGGCCACCTCATCTACAAATGCGGGGGCATCGACAAGAGGACCATCGAGAAGTTTGAAAAGGAGGCGGCCGAG ATGGGGAAGGGCTCCTTCAAGTACGCCTGGGTGCTGGACAAGCTGAAAGCTGAGCGGGAGCGCGGCATCACCATCGACATCTCCCTCTGGAAGTTTGAGACCACCAAGTACTACATCACCATCATCGATGCCCCGGGCCACCGCGACTTCATCAAGAACATGATCACAGGCACCTCCCAG GCGGACTGTGCCGTGTTGATCGTAGCGGCGGGAGTGGGCGAGTTTGAGGCGGGCATCTCCAAGAACGGGCAGACCCGGGAGCACGCACTGCTGGCCTACACACTGGGCGTGAAGCAGCTTATCGTGGGGGTCAACAAGATGGACTCCACGGAGCCCGCCTACAGCGAGAAGCGCTACGACGAGATCGTCAAGGAGGTCAGCGCCTATATCAAGAAGATCGGCTACAACCCAGCCACCGTGCCCTTCGTGCCCATCTCGGGCTGGCACGGCGACAACATGCTGGAGCCCTCGCCCAAC ATGCCGTGGTTCAAGGGCTGGAAAGTGGAGCGGAAGGAAGGGAACGCCAGTGGCGTGTCCCTGCTGGAGGCTCTGGACACCATCCTGCCCCCCACGCGCCCCACAGACAAGCCCCTGCGCCTGCCGCTGCAGGACGTGTACAAGATCGGCG GCATTGGCACCGTGCCCGTGGGCCGAGTGGAGACGGGCATCCTCCGGCCGGGCATGGTGGTGACCTTTGCGCCTGTGAACATCACCACGGAGGTGAAGTCAGTGGAGATGCACCACGAGGCGCTGAGCGAGGCCCTGCCCGGGGACAACGTAGGCTTTAACGTGAAGAACGTGTCGGTCAAGGACATCCGCAGGGGCAACGTGTGCGGGGACAGCAAGTCCGACCCTCCCCAGGAGGCCGCCCAGTTCACGTCCCAG GTCATCATTCTGAACCACCCTGGGCAGATCAGCGCTGGCTACTCGCCGGTCATTGACTGCCACACAGCCCACATCGCCTGCAAGTTTGCTGAGCTGAAGGAGAAGATTGACCGGCGCTCTGGAAAGAAGTTGGAGGACAACCCCAAGTCCCTGAAGTCCGGCGATGCGGCCATCGTGGAGATGGTCCCGGGGAAGCCCATGTGTGTGGAGAGCTTCTCCCAGTACCCACCTCTCG GCCGCTTCGCCGTGCGCGACATGCGGCAGACGGTGGCCGTGGGCGTCATCAAGAATGTGGAGAAGAAGAGCGGCGGCGCCGGTAAGGTCACCAAATCGGCGCAGAAGGCGCAGAAGGCGGGCAAGTGA
- the LOC103016450 gene encoding uncharacterized protein LOC103016450 isoform X4: protein MRPLLPKVRQDLGDTVTDRGWDGTDQGGRRPGSLWTPPQLPPGISSCLKPQRVFIRRPNRPEARLSALGSPTAVAWQEPKHSGLPAPGAGRPCSPEQWPLLVEGSVPPKDLLADPGQGSPVVHPRGLHVPRTCPSVLSRTTCRALGARATWRLETLGSHGGDMEGVDAEYSSRKWTSLLPTQSWWEDPVFLHQARCWLYLLGVRWYGDLTYRGPAPARQPSGHCHQGRGLPDRKDVPPSAPGPRRQPWGVTGRAPPSWLSKCSLYTFALKKTNRGFPGGAVVENPPANAGDTGSSPGPGRSHMPRGN, encoded by the exons ATGCGTCCCCTTCTGCCGAAGGTTAGGCAGGATCTGGGAGATACCGTGACTGACCGAGGCTGGGATGGGACGGACCAAGGGGGCAGGAGGCCCGGGTCCCTGTGGACGCCACCCCAACTTCCCCCCGGGATCTCCAGCTGCCTGAAGCCTCAGAGGGTGTTTATCAGACGCCCGAACAGGCCTGAGGCTCGCCTCTCTGCTCTGGGCTCACCCACTGCTGTCGCCTGGcaggaaccaaagcacagtgggCTGCCTgcaccaggggctgggaggccgTGCTCCCCAGAGCAGTGGCCGCTGCTAGTGGAAGGCAGCGTCCCCCCCAAGGACCTGCTCGCTGACCCGGGGCAGGGGTCTCCAGTGGTTCACCCAAGAGGCCTCCATGTCCCCAGGACATGCCCATCCGTCCTCAGCCGGACCACCTGCAGGGCCCTGGGAGCCCGGGCAACATGGCGTCTGGAGACACTGGGCTCACACGGTGGAGACATGGAGGGAG TAGACGCTGAATATTCATCgcgaaagtggacatccttgctcCCTACCCAGTCCTGGTGGGAGGACCCTGTCTTTCTCCATCAAGCACGGTGTTGGCTGTACTTGCTGGGAGTTCGCTGGT ATGGTGACCTCACCTACAGAGGCCCAGCTCCTGCTAGACAGCCCAGCGGtcactgccaccagggaagaggTCTTCCGGACCGGAAG GACGTGCCGCCATCTGCTCCGGGTCCCCGACGCCAGCCGTGGGGAGTGACTGGCAGAGCCCCACCTTCCTGGCTTAGTAAATGCAGCCTTTACACATtcgctttaaaaaaaacaaacaggggcttccctggtggcgcagtggttgagaatccgcctgccaatgcaggggacacgggttcgagccctggtccgggaagatcccacatgccacggggcaactag
- the LOC103016450 gene encoding uncharacterized protein LOC103016450 isoform X8 translates to MRPLLPKVRQDLGDTVTDRGWDGTDQGGRRPGSLWTPPQLPPGISSCLKPQRVFIRRPNRPEARLSALGSPTAVAWQEPKHSGLPAPGAGRPCSPEQWPLLVEGSVPPKDLLADPGQGSPVVHPRGLHVPRTCPSVLSRTTCRALGARATWRLETLGSHGGDMEGVDAEYSSRKWTSLLPTQSWWEDPVFLHQARCWLYLLGVRWYGDLTYRGPAPARQPSGHCHQGRGLPDRKGTRVRALVREDPTCHGATRPVSHNY, encoded by the exons ATGCGTCCCCTTCTGCCGAAGGTTAGGCAGGATCTGGGAGATACCGTGACTGACCGAGGCTGGGATGGGACGGACCAAGGGGGCAGGAGGCCCGGGTCCCTGTGGACGCCACCCCAACTTCCCCCCGGGATCTCCAGCTGCCTGAAGCCTCAGAGGGTGTTTATCAGACGCCCGAACAGGCCTGAGGCTCGCCTCTCTGCTCTGGGCTCACCCACTGCTGTCGCCTGGcaggaaccaaagcacagtgggCTGCCTgcaccaggggctgggaggccgTGCTCCCCAGAGCAGTGGCCGCTGCTAGTGGAAGGCAGCGTCCCCCCCAAGGACCTGCTCGCTGACCCGGGGCAGGGGTCTCCAGTGGTTCACCCAAGAGGCCTCCATGTCCCCAGGACATGCCCATCCGTCCTCAGCCGGACCACCTGCAGGGCCCTGGGAGCCCGGGCAACATGGCGTCTGGAGACACTGGGCTCACACGGTGGAGACATGGAGGGAG TAGACGCTGAATATTCATCgcgaaagtggacatccttgctcCCTACCCAGTCCTGGTGGGAGGACCCTGTCTTTCTCCATCAAGCACGGTGTTGGCTGTACTTGCTGGGAGTTCGCTGGT ATGGTGACCTCACCTACAGAGGCCCAGCTCCTGCTAGACAGCCCAGCGGtcactgccaccagggaagaggTCTTCCGGACCGGAAG gggacacgggttcgagccctggtccgggaagatcccacatgccacggggcaactaggcccgtgagccacaactactga
- the LOC103016450 gene encoding uncharacterized protein LOC103016450 isoform X5, with amino-acid sequence MRPLLPKVRQDLGDTVTDRGWDGTDQGGRRPGSLWTPPQLPPGISSCLKPQRVFIRRPNRPEARLSALGSPTAVAWQEPKHSGLPAPGAGRPCSPEQWPLLVEGSVPPKDLLADPGQGSPVVHPRGLHVPRTCPSVLSRTTCRALGARATWRLETLGSHGGDMEGDAEYSSRKWTSLLPTQSWWEDPVFLHQARCWLYLLGVRWYGDLTYRGPAPARQPSGHCHQGRGLPDRKDVPPSAPGPRRQPWGVTGRAPPSWLSKCSLYTFALKKTNRGFPGGAVVENPPANAGDTGSSPGPGRSHMPRGN; translated from the exons ATGCGTCCCCTTCTGCCGAAGGTTAGGCAGGATCTGGGAGATACCGTGACTGACCGAGGCTGGGATGGGACGGACCAAGGGGGCAGGAGGCCCGGGTCCCTGTGGACGCCACCCCAACTTCCCCCCGGGATCTCCAGCTGCCTGAAGCCTCAGAGGGTGTTTATCAGACGCCCGAACAGGCCTGAGGCTCGCCTCTCTGCTCTGGGCTCACCCACTGCTGTCGCCTGGcaggaaccaaagcacagtgggCTGCCTgcaccaggggctgggaggccgTGCTCCCCAGAGCAGTGGCCGCTGCTAGTGGAAGGCAGCGTCCCCCCCAAGGACCTGCTCGCTGACCCGGGGCAGGGGTCTCCAGTGGTTCACCCAAGAGGCCTCCATGTCCCCAGGACATGCCCATCCGTCCTCAGCCGGACCACCTGCAGGGCCCTGGGAGCCCGGGCAACATGGCGTCTGGAGACACTGGGCTCACACGGTGGAGACATGGAGGGAG ACGCTGAATATTCATCgcgaaagtggacatccttgctcCCTACCCAGTCCTGGTGGGAGGACCCTGTCTTTCTCCATCAAGCACGGTGTTGGCTGTACTTGCTGGGAGTTCGCTGGT ATGGTGACCTCACCTACAGAGGCCCAGCTCCTGCTAGACAGCCCAGCGGtcactgccaccagggaagaggTCTTCCGGACCGGAAG GACGTGCCGCCATCTGCTCCGGGTCCCCGACGCCAGCCGTGGGGAGTGACTGGCAGAGCCCCACCTTCCTGGCTTAGTAAATGCAGCCTTTACACATtcgctttaaaaaaaacaaacaggggcttccctggtggcgcagtggttgagaatccgcctgccaatgcaggggacacgggttcgagccctggtccgggaagatcccacatgccacggggcaactag
- the LOC103016450 gene encoding uncharacterized protein LOC103016450 isoform X3, giving the protein MRPLLPKVRQDLGDTVTDRGWDGTDQGGRRPGSLWTPPQLPPGISSCLKPQRVFIRRPNRPEARLSALGSPTAVAWQEPKHSGLPAPGAGRPCSPEQWPLLVEGSVPPKDLLADPGQGSPVVHPRGLHVPRTCPSVLSRTTCRALGARATWRLETLGSHGGDMEGATVTKSCVVGLPGSLRTHGPRANWAQRSKAQCPRSHTRRAELAEGLEGLSRGSVTSGQARPGPSCAPPLSQTLNIHRESGHPCSLPSPGGRTLSFSIKHGVGCTCWEFAGMVTSPTEAQLLLDSPAVTATREEVFRTGRTCRHLLRVPDASRGE; this is encoded by the exons ATGCGTCCCCTTCTGCCGAAGGTTAGGCAGGATCTGGGAGATACCGTGACTGACCGAGGCTGGGATGGGACGGACCAAGGGGGCAGGAGGCCCGGGTCCCTGTGGACGCCACCCCAACTTCCCCCCGGGATCTCCAGCTGCCTGAAGCCTCAGAGGGTGTTTATCAGACGCCCGAACAGGCCTGAGGCTCGCCTCTCTGCTCTGGGCTCACCCACTGCTGTCGCCTGGcaggaaccaaagcacagtgggCTGCCTgcaccaggggctgggaggccgTGCTCCCCAGAGCAGTGGCCGCTGCTAGTGGAAGGCAGCGTCCCCCCCAAGGACCTGCTCGCTGACCCGGGGCAGGGGTCTCCAGTGGTTCACCCAAGAGGCCTCCATGTCCCCAGGACATGCCCATCCGTCCTCAGCCGGACCACCTGCAGGGCCCTGGGAGCCCGGGCAACATGGCGTCTGGAGACACTGGGCTCACACGGTGGAGACATGGAGGGAG CCACAGTCACCAAGTCTTGCGTGGTGGGGCTCCCAGGCAGCCTGAGGACCCATGGACCAAGAGCCAACTGGGCACAGAGAAGCAAAGCacagtgcccaaggtcacacacaagGAGGGCAGAGCTTGCGGAAGGCTTGGAAGGCCTGAGCCGGGGCAGCGTTACTTCTGGACAAGCCCGCCCAGGTCCCAGCTGtgctcctcccctctcccag ACGCTGAATATTCATCgcgaaagtggacatccttgctcCCTACCCAGTCCTGGTGGGAGGACCCTGTCTTTCTCCATCAAGCACGGTGTTGGCTGTACTTGCTGGGAGTTCGCTGGT ATGGTGACCTCACCTACAGAGGCCCAGCTCCTGCTAGACAGCCCAGCGGtcactgccaccagggaagaggTCTTCCGGACCGGAAG GACGTGCCGCCATCTGCTCCGGGTCCCCGACGCCAGCCGTGGGGAGTGA
- the LOC103016450 gene encoding uncharacterized protein LOC103016450 isoform X6, translating to MRPLLPKVRQDLGDTVTDRGWDGTDQGGRRPGSLWTPPQLPPGISSCLKPQRVFIRRPNRPEARLSALGSPTAVAWQEPKHSGLPAPGAGRPCSPEQWPLLVEGSVPPKDLLADPGQGSPVVHPRGLHVPRTCPSVLSRTTCRALGARATWRLETLGSHGGDMEGATVTKSCVVGLPGSLRTHGPRANWAQRSKAQCPRSHTRRAELAEGLEGLSRGSVTSGQARPGPSCAPPLSQMVTSPTEAQLLLDSPAVTATREEVFRTGRGHGFEPWSGKIPHATGQLGP from the exons ATGCGTCCCCTTCTGCCGAAGGTTAGGCAGGATCTGGGAGATACCGTGACTGACCGAGGCTGGGATGGGACGGACCAAGGGGGCAGGAGGCCCGGGTCCCTGTGGACGCCACCCCAACTTCCCCCCGGGATCTCCAGCTGCCTGAAGCCTCAGAGGGTGTTTATCAGACGCCCGAACAGGCCTGAGGCTCGCCTCTCTGCTCTGGGCTCACCCACTGCTGTCGCCTGGcaggaaccaaagcacagtgggCTGCCTgcaccaggggctgggaggccgTGCTCCCCAGAGCAGTGGCCGCTGCTAGTGGAAGGCAGCGTCCCCCCCAAGGACCTGCTCGCTGACCCGGGGCAGGGGTCTCCAGTGGTTCACCCAAGAGGCCTCCATGTCCCCAGGACATGCCCATCCGTCCTCAGCCGGACCACCTGCAGGGCCCTGGGAGCCCGGGCAACATGGCGTCTGGAGACACTGGGCTCACACGGTGGAGACATGGAGGGAG CCACAGTCACCAAGTCTTGCGTGGTGGGGCTCCCAGGCAGCCTGAGGACCCATGGACCAAGAGCCAACTGGGCACAGAGAAGCAAAGCacagtgcccaaggtcacacacaagGAGGGCAGAGCTTGCGGAAGGCTTGGAAGGCCTGAGCCGGGGCAGCGTTACTTCTGGACAAGCCCGCCCAGGTCCCAGCTGtgctcctcccctctcccag ATGGTGACCTCACCTACAGAGGCCCAGCTCCTGCTAGACAGCCCAGCGGtcactgccaccagggaagaggTCTTCCGGACCGGAAG gggacacgggttcgagccctggtccgggaagatcccacatgccacggggcaactaggcccgtga
- the LOC103016450 gene encoding uncharacterized protein LOC103016450 isoform X2 — protein MRPLLPKVRQDLGDTVTDRGWDGTDQGGRRPGSLWTPPQLPPGISSCLKPQRVFIRRPNRPEARLSALGSPTAVAWQEPKHSGLPAPGAGRPCSPEQWPLLVEGSVPPKDLLADPGQGSPVVHPRGLHVPRTCPSVLSRTTCRALGARATWRLETLGSHGGDMEGATVTKSCVVGLPGSLRTHGPRANWAQRSKAQCPRSHTRRAELAEGLEGLSRGSVTSGQARPGPSCAPPLSQTLNIHRESGHPCSLPSPGGRTLSFSIKHGVGCTCWEFAGMVTSPTEAQLLLDSPAVTATREEVFRTGRRLRPEQPHGHRDSSSPWV, from the exons ATGCGTCCCCTTCTGCCGAAGGTTAGGCAGGATCTGGGAGATACCGTGACTGACCGAGGCTGGGATGGGACGGACCAAGGGGGCAGGAGGCCCGGGTCCCTGTGGACGCCACCCCAACTTCCCCCCGGGATCTCCAGCTGCCTGAAGCCTCAGAGGGTGTTTATCAGACGCCCGAACAGGCCTGAGGCTCGCCTCTCTGCTCTGGGCTCACCCACTGCTGTCGCCTGGcaggaaccaaagcacagtgggCTGCCTgcaccaggggctgggaggccgTGCTCCCCAGAGCAGTGGCCGCTGCTAGTGGAAGGCAGCGTCCCCCCCAAGGACCTGCTCGCTGACCCGGGGCAGGGGTCTCCAGTGGTTCACCCAAGAGGCCTCCATGTCCCCAGGACATGCCCATCCGTCCTCAGCCGGACCACCTGCAGGGCCCTGGGAGCCCGGGCAACATGGCGTCTGGAGACACTGGGCTCACACGGTGGAGACATGGAGGGAG CCACAGTCACCAAGTCTTGCGTGGTGGGGCTCCCAGGCAGCCTGAGGACCCATGGACCAAGAGCCAACTGGGCACAGAGAAGCAAAGCacagtgcccaaggtcacacacaagGAGGGCAGAGCTTGCGGAAGGCTTGGAAGGCCTGAGCCGGGGCAGCGTTACTTCTGGACAAGCCCGCCCAGGTCCCAGCTGtgctcctcccctctcccag ACGCTGAATATTCATCgcgaaagtggacatccttgctcCCTACCCAGTCCTGGTGGGAGGACCCTGTCTTTCTCCATCAAGCACGGTGTTGGCTGTACTTGCTGGGAGTTCGCTGGT ATGGTGACCTCACCTACAGAGGCCCAGCTCCTGCTAGACAGCCCAGCGGtcactgccaccagggaagaggTCTTCCGGACCGGAAG ACGCCTGCGGCCAGAGCAACCACACGGGCACCGTGACAGCAGCAGCCCCTGGGTTTGA
- the LOC103016450 gene encoding uncharacterized protein LOC103016450 isoform X1, translated as MRPLLPKVRQDLGDTVTDRGWDGTDQGGRRPGSLWTPPQLPPGISSCLKPQRVFIRRPNRPEARLSALGSPTAVAWQEPKHSGLPAPGAGRPCSPEQWPLLVEGSVPPKDLLADPGQGSPVVHPRGLHVPRTCPSVLSRTTCRALGARATWRLETLGSHGGDMEGATVTKSCVVGLPGSLRTHGPRANWAQRSKAQCPRSHTRRAELAEGLEGLSRGSVTSGQARPGPSCAPPLSQTLNIHRESGHPCSLPSPGGRTLSFSIKHGVGCTCWEFAGMVTSPTEAQLLLDSPAVTATREEVFRTGRGHGFEPWSGKIPHATGQLGP; from the exons ATGCGTCCCCTTCTGCCGAAGGTTAGGCAGGATCTGGGAGATACCGTGACTGACCGAGGCTGGGATGGGACGGACCAAGGGGGCAGGAGGCCCGGGTCCCTGTGGACGCCACCCCAACTTCCCCCCGGGATCTCCAGCTGCCTGAAGCCTCAGAGGGTGTTTATCAGACGCCCGAACAGGCCTGAGGCTCGCCTCTCTGCTCTGGGCTCACCCACTGCTGTCGCCTGGcaggaaccaaagcacagtgggCTGCCTgcaccaggggctgggaggccgTGCTCCCCAGAGCAGTGGCCGCTGCTAGTGGAAGGCAGCGTCCCCCCCAAGGACCTGCTCGCTGACCCGGGGCAGGGGTCTCCAGTGGTTCACCCAAGAGGCCTCCATGTCCCCAGGACATGCCCATCCGTCCTCAGCCGGACCACCTGCAGGGCCCTGGGAGCCCGGGCAACATGGCGTCTGGAGACACTGGGCTCACACGGTGGAGACATGGAGGGAG CCACAGTCACCAAGTCTTGCGTGGTGGGGCTCCCAGGCAGCCTGAGGACCCATGGACCAAGAGCCAACTGGGCACAGAGAAGCAAAGCacagtgcccaaggtcacacacaagGAGGGCAGAGCTTGCGGAAGGCTTGGAAGGCCTGAGCCGGGGCAGCGTTACTTCTGGACAAGCCCGCCCAGGTCCCAGCTGtgctcctcccctctcccag ACGCTGAATATTCATCgcgaaagtggacatccttgctcCCTACCCAGTCCTGGTGGGAGGACCCTGTCTTTCTCCATCAAGCACGGTGTTGGCTGTACTTGCTGGGAGTTCGCTGGT ATGGTGACCTCACCTACAGAGGCCCAGCTCCTGCTAGACAGCCCAGCGGtcactgccaccagggaagaggTCTTCCGGACCGGAAG gggacacgggttcgagccctggtccgggaagatcccacatgccacggggcaactaggcccgtga
- the LOC103016450 gene encoding uncharacterized protein LOC103016450 isoform X7, producing MRPLLPKVRQDLGDTVTDRGWDGTDQGGRRPGSLWTPPQLPPGISSCLKPQRVFIRRPNRPEARLSALGSPTAVAWQEPKHSGLPAPGAGRPCSPEQWPLLVEGSVPPKDLLADPGQGSPVVHPRGLHVPRTCPSVLSRTTCRALGARATWRLETLGSHGGDMEGDGDLTYRGPAPARQPSGHCHQGRGLPDRKDVPPSAPGPRRQPWGVTGRAPPSWLSKCSLYTFALKKTNRGFPGGAVVENPPANAGDTGSSPGPGRSHMPRGN from the exons ATGCGTCCCCTTCTGCCGAAGGTTAGGCAGGATCTGGGAGATACCGTGACTGACCGAGGCTGGGATGGGACGGACCAAGGGGGCAGGAGGCCCGGGTCCCTGTGGACGCCACCCCAACTTCCCCCCGGGATCTCCAGCTGCCTGAAGCCTCAGAGGGTGTTTATCAGACGCCCGAACAGGCCTGAGGCTCGCCTCTCTGCTCTGGGCTCACCCACTGCTGTCGCCTGGcaggaaccaaagcacagtgggCTGCCTgcaccaggggctgggaggccgTGCTCCCCAGAGCAGTGGCCGCTGCTAGTGGAAGGCAGCGTCCCCCCCAAGGACCTGCTCGCTGACCCGGGGCAGGGGTCTCCAGTGGTTCACCCAAGAGGCCTCCATGTCCCCAGGACATGCCCATCCGTCCTCAGCCGGACCACCTGCAGGGCCCTGGGAGCCCGGGCAACATGGCGTCTGGAGACACTGGGCTCACACGGTGGAGACATGGAGGGAG ATGGTGACCTCACCTACAGAGGCCCAGCTCCTGCTAGACAGCCCAGCGGtcactgccaccagggaagaggTCTTCCGGACCGGAAG GACGTGCCGCCATCTGCTCCGGGTCCCCGACGCCAGCCGTGGGGAGTGACTGGCAGAGCCCCACCTTCCTGGCTTAGTAAATGCAGCCTTTACACATtcgctttaaaaaaaacaaacaggggcttccctggtggcgcagtggttgagaatccgcctgccaatgcaggggacacgggttcgagccctggtccgggaagatcccacatgccacggggcaactag
- the PPDPF gene encoding pancreatic progenitor cell differentiation and proliferation factor, whose translation MAAIPSSGSLVATHDYYRRRLGSTSSNSSCGSAEYPGEGIPRHPGLPRADPGHWWASFFFGKSTLPFMTTVLESPEHSEPAQASTGTITCDLAREAVGKQQPGGQPGQTNSRPPS comes from the exons ATGGCAGCCATCCCCTCCAGCGGCTCGCTCGTGGCCACCCACGACTACTACCGGC GCCGCCTGGGCTCCACTTCCAGTAACAGCTCCTGCGGAAGTGCCGAGTACCCTGGGGAAGGCATCCCCCGCCACCCCG GTCTCCCCAGAGCCGACCCGGGACACTGGTGGGCTAGCTTCTTTTTCGGGAAGTCCACGCTCCCATTCATGACCACAGTGTTGGAGTCCCCAGAGCA CTCAGAGCCAGCCCAGGCCTCCACCGGCACGATCACCTGTGACCTGGCTCGGGAAGCCGTGGGGAAGCAGCAGCCTGGCGGCCAGCCTGGCCAAACCAACTCCAGGCCCCCGTCCTGA